In Mytilus edulis chromosome 7, xbMytEdul2.2, whole genome shotgun sequence, a single genomic region encodes these proteins:
- the LOC139481847 gene encoding uncharacterized protein → MNISVWLFVSLLLVYSEVNMANDEMQDGNRFLEKLVKRSVGVGVHRGCIGRPCSFTNSCCHKHRCSNGYCDIIHGK, encoded by the exons atgaaCATCTCTGTTTGGTTATTTGTCTCTCTGTTGTTGGTCTATTCTGAAG TCAACATGGCTAATGATGAAATGCAAGATGGCAATAGATTCCTTGAGAA GCTTGTTAAAAGAAGTGTTGGTGTTGGTGTTCATCGAGGGTGTATTGGTAGACCATGCAGTTTTACCAATTCGTGTTGCCACAAACACAGGTGTTCTAATGGATATTGCGACATAATACACGGCAAATGA